The Flavobacterium psychrophilum genome includes a region encoding these proteins:
- a CDS encoding S-adenosylmethionine synthase, with the protein MAYLFTSESVSEGHPDKIADQISDALIDNFLAFDPESKVACETLVTTGQVILAGEVKSKIYLDVQQITREVIRKIGYTKSEYMFEANSCGVLSAIHEQSQDINQGVDRASKEEQGAGDQGMMFGYATNETEDYMPLALNLSHKLLQELAVLRRENSEITYLRPDAKSQVTLEYDNNNKPVRIDAIVISTQHDDFDEEPAMLAKIKQDIIEILIPRIIKNNPKYAHLFNNEIHYHINPTGKFVIGGPHGDTGLTGRKIIVDTYGGKGAHGGGAFSGKDPSKVDRSAAYATRHIAKNLVAAGVAEEILVQVSYAIGVAKPMGIYINTYGTSKLSLTDGEIAKKVEELFDMRPYFIEQRLKLRNPIYSETAAYGHMGRKPETVTKTFKSPGGEVKKVTVELFTWEKLDYVEKVKAAFGI; encoded by the coding sequence ATGGCTTATTTATTTACGTCAGAATCAGTGAGCGAAGGGCATCCTGATAAAATTGCTGACCAGATCTCAGATGCACTGATTGACAACTTTCTTGCTTTTGATCCGGAGTCTAAAGTTGCTTGCGAAACGCTGGTAACTACCGGCCAGGTAATTCTTGCAGGAGAAGTAAAATCTAAAATATATCTTGATGTACAGCAAATAACACGTGAAGTTATACGTAAAATTGGCTATACAAAAAGCGAATATATGTTTGAAGCAAACTCATGTGGTGTGTTAAGCGCTATTCATGAGCAGTCTCAGGACATTAACCAGGGTGTAGACAGGGCCAGCAAAGAAGAGCAGGGCGCCGGAGACCAGGGTATGATGTTTGGCTACGCTACAAACGAAACCGAAGATTATATGCCACTGGCACTTAACCTGTCGCACAAACTACTTCAGGAGCTTGCAGTACTTCGCCGCGAAAACAGCGAGATAACGTACTTGCGCCCCGATGCAAAAAGCCAGGTTACATTAGAGTATGACAATAACAATAAGCCTGTGCGCATTGATGCTATTGTTATCTCTACACAACATGACGATTTTGATGAAGAGCCTGCTATGCTTGCTAAGATCAAACAAGATATTATTGAAATTCTTATACCAAGGATCATTAAGAATAATCCTAAGTATGCACACCTTTTCAACAACGAAATCCACTACCACATTAACCCTACAGGTAAGTTTGTTATCGGTGGCCCTCACGGGGATACCGGCTTAACAGGCAGAAAAATTATCGTAGATACTTACGGCGGTAAAGGAGCTCATGGTGGTGGTGCATTCTCGGGTAAAGACCCAAGTAAAGTAGACCGTAGTGCGGCCTATGCTACACGCCACATTGCTAAAAACCTTGTCGCTGCAGGCGTAGCCGAAGAGATTCTTGTACAGGTATCTTACGCTATTGGTGTCGCAAAACCAATGGGTATTTATATTAACACATATGGCACATCTAAATTAAGCCTTACAGATGGTGAGATCGCTAAAAAAGTAGAGGAGCTATTTGATATGCGCCCTTATTTTATAGAGCAGCGCCTTAAGCTTAGAAATCCTATTTACAGTGAAACTGCTGCTTACGGACACATGGGCCGCAAGCCAGAAACGGTTACTAAAACTTTTAAATCGCCGGGTGGTGAAGTAAAAAAGGTTACTGTAGAACTGTTTACATGGGAAAAACTTGACTATGTAGAAAAAGTAAAAGCAGCTTTCGGAATATAA
- a CDS encoding TonB-dependent receptor, producing MKKLLLALLFLASAVGYSQNIRVQGTLKDSTGTALEMANVMAVNKATNSMDSYAITDDTGRYQLSLSANTTYTIKASYIGYTPYEVTITTGAENMVKNIVLQQGVELANLEIVHEMPVTIKGDTIVYDSDSFTNGTERKLGDVLKKLPGVEVDKDGGITVEGKSVSKLMVEGKDFFDGDTKLGVQNIPADAVSKVEVLRNYSEVGQLKGVENNEDNVAMNIKLKEGKKNFWFGDMSAAASIGEGERYLVNPKVFYYNPKFSLNFIGNINNTGELPLTMQDYFKFSGGFRNMMSKGGTSINVGSNDLGLSMMRNNRAKSIETKFGAANFSYNPTAAWSLSGFAIVNSNTTEMETKSRNTLLDPITGEPQTIQDTEETSQQKTDFGMLKLSSTYKPNKNFQLDYDLFGKLSDQEEANGLLSTVTPETSQSQSIYTTKKQKPVSFNQNLNLYYTLNDKNIFAFQGQHLYQDEDPLYNANLGNNPFPVDNGGSGLVLLPADRYDISQERFIRTNKVDAKLDYYYMVKQKSSINVTLGNTYSFQSFNSSMFQLLDNNSENTLNGNTKNDVDYVFNDAFIGLHYRFLTGKFEFNPGVSVHSYKMFNDQLGSRVENNFVRVLPNAFAQYQIKKSERLIYNYSMTTDFTDVADFARGLVLTSYKSLFQGNRNLKNGLYQNHSLNYFKYNMFNFTQIFGSVSYSHRMDAIKSLSAFDGINQIATVENSHFADQMLTAFAGYNRSFARFYKASLNANVSWSKFNNFRADNALTTEPTIANSIRQVSEQVSQTYTASLGTNYKTLPNLEVGYSLTLNDYANNKFYNHSPFARADYYFLDAFTLTANYEYNHYYNDSRTSDNEYDFLSADIMYRKKDSHWEFKVGGTNLLNTTSLNDDSFNQLSTYTSRYRVQPRYLLLTIKYNL from the coding sequence ATGAAAAAACTTCTCCTTGCTTTGCTGTTTTTAGCTTCGGCTGTCGGCTATTCGCAAAACATTCGTGTACAGGGAACGCTAAAAGACTCTACCGGTACAGCTCTTGAAATGGCCAACGTTATGGCCGTTAATAAAGCTACAAACAGCATGGACTCCTACGCCATCACCGATGATACGGGTAGATACCAGCTGTCGTTATCGGCAAATACAACATACACCATTAAGGCAAGTTATATTGGTTATACGCCCTATGAAGTTACCATTACTACTGGCGCTGAAAACATGGTTAAAAACATTGTATTACAGCAGGGGGTAGAACTGGCAAATCTTGAAATTGTTCATGAAATGCCGGTTACTATAAAAGGTGATACTATTGTGTATGACTCAGATTCTTTTACAAACGGAACCGAACGGAAATTGGGCGATGTGCTTAAAAAGCTTCCGGGTGTTGAGGTGGATAAAGACGGTGGCATTACGGTAGAAGGAAAATCGGTTTCTAAGCTGATGGTAGAAGGCAAAGACTTCTTTGATGGTGATACCAAGCTTGGTGTACAAAACATTCCGGCAGATGCTGTAAGCAAGGTCGAAGTGCTTAGAAATTATAGTGAGGTTGGGCAGCTTAAAGGCGTTGAAAACAATGAGGATAACGTCGCCATGAATATTAAACTGAAAGAGGGCAAAAAGAATTTCTGGTTTGGGGATATGAGTGCTGCTGCCAGTATTGGAGAGGGAGAGCGTTATCTTGTTAACCCTAAAGTGTTTTATTATAACCCGAAATTCAGTTTGAATTTTATTGGCAATATTAATAATACGGGTGAGCTGCCGCTTACCATGCAGGATTATTTTAAGTTTAGCGGAGGTTTTAGAAACATGATGAGCAAAGGCGGTACATCTATAAATGTAGGGTCTAACGATCTTGGTCTTTCTATGATGCGTAACAACAGGGCTAAGTCTATCGAAACAAAATTTGGTGCGGCTAACTTTAGCTATAATCCGACGGCGGCATGGTCGCTTAGCGGATTTGCCATTGTAAATTCTAATACTACCGAAATGGAAACTAAAAGTCGTAATACGCTTTTAGATCCCATAACAGGCGAACCGCAAACTATTCAGGACACGGAGGAAACTTCTCAGCAGAAGACCGACTTTGGGATGCTTAAATTAAGTTCTACTTATAAGCCAAACAAAAACTTTCAGTTGGATTACGACTTATTCGGAAAGCTGTCTGATCAGGAGGAAGCTAACGGATTGCTTTCTACCGTAACCCCTGAAACATCGCAAAGCCAAAGTATATATACTACTAAAAAACAGAAACCGGTTTCTTTCAACCAGAATCTGAATTTATATTACACCCTTAACGATAAAAATATCTTTGCTTTCCAGGGACAGCATTTATACCAGGATGAAGATCCGCTCTATAATGCAAACCTTGGTAATAATCCGTTTCCTGTAGATAATGGTGGCTCGGGATTAGTATTACTGCCGGCAGACCGTTATGATATTTCTCAGGAGCGGTTTATACGAACCAATAAAGTAGATGCAAAGCTGGATTATTACTATATGGTAAAGCAGAAGAGCAGTATTAATGTAACGTTGGGTAATACCTATTCGTTCCAGAGTTTTAATTCTTCCATGTTCCAGTTGCTCGATAATAATTCTGAAAACACCCTGAACGGTAATACCAAAAATGATGTTGATTATGTATTTAACGATGCATTTATCGGATTGCATTACAGATTCCTAACGGGTAAGTTTGAGTTCAATCCGGGAGTTAGCGTACACAGTTACAAGATGTTTAACGACCAGTTAGGGTCGAGGGTAGAGAATAATTTTGTTAGGGTGTTGCCAAATGCTTTTGCACAATACCAGATTAAAAAATCAGAACGGCTTATCTATAATTATTCGATGACTACCGATTTTACAGATGTAGCCGATTTTGCCCGCGGCCTGGTGCTTACAAGTTATAAGTCGCTTTTTCAGGGTAACAGGAACTTAAAGAACGGCTTATATCAAAACCACTCACTGAACTATTTTAAATACAATATGTTCAACTTTACACAGATATTTGGTAGTGTAAGCTATAGCCACAGGATGGATGCAATAAAAAGCCTTTCAGCCTTTGATGGTATCAACCAGATAGCCACGGTAGAGAACTCTCATTTTGCAGACCAGATGTTAACAGCATTTGCAGGTTATAACAGGAGTTTTGCACGCTTTTACAAGGCATCGCTTAATGCTAACGTTTCATGGAGTAAGTTTAATAACTTCAGGGCAGATAACGCTTTAACAACAGAACCTACCATTGCAAATTCGATAAGGCAGGTTAGCGAGCAGGTATCGCAAACTTATACTGCAAGCTTAGGTACCAACTACAAAACGCTTCCGAATCTTGAAGTAGGGTATTCGTTAACGCTTAATGACTATGCTAATAATAAATTCTACAACCACAGTCCATTTGCAAGAGCCGATTACTATTTCCTGGATGCCTTTACATTAACGGCAAACTACGAGTATAATCATTATTATAATGACAGCCGGACATCCGACAATGAATATGATTTCCTGAGTGCAGACATTATGTACCGTAAAAAAGACAGTCACTGGGAGTTTAAAGTAGGGGGCACAAACCTGCTTAATACTACCTCTCTTAATGATGACAGCTTTAACCAGCTTTCAACCTACACGTCGCGATACAGAGTGCAGCCAAGGTATCTGCTACTTACCATAAAATACAATTTGTAA